TCAGCGACGATCATGGTCGGAATGGCAAGTGTCACCACCGCCAGAATGTGGCTGGTAAGTGATGGAAGGATGTGGCGGAATATGATCCGCCTTTCCCCTGCACCGTCCAGCCGGGCAGCCGTCACGAAGTCATCGCCGCGCAGCGCGAAGAATCGTCCCCGCACCTCGCGTGCCAAACCCGTCCAGCTCAGAAGGGAAACAATCAGAGTTACGACAAAATAAACCGAAAGCGGTGACCAGCTTAGGGGAATGGCAGCGGCCAGCCCCAACCAGAGCGGAATGGTCGGCATGGCGCTCACAATCTCGATGATACGCTGGATGAGGGTATCGACCCAGCCGCCGTAATACCCGGAGACCGCACCCATCACGACGCCGAGCGTCAGCGAAATGGCAACGCCGACAAGGCCGATGGACATGGAGACGCGGGTTCCATAGATGAGGCGGCTCATGAGGTCCCGTCCGAGCCGGTCCGAACCCAACAGGTACATTGGATCGCGTGCGTCAATCGGCCCGACCAGATGCCTTTCCATCGGGATGATGCCCCAAAGCTTGTAAGGCGCCCCTTTGACGAACAATCCGATAGGAATGATTTTCGTGTCATCGACAACGAAGCTGCGGCGGAGGGCTTTGGGCTCGATCTCGATCTTGTAGCCCTTCACATGCGGCAGAAAGCGGGAACCGCCATCGGCAGCCGGCGCGAATAAAGCGATGCTTTGCGGCGGCGCAAAAGTGTATTGCGGGCGCGACGTGTTCGGCAGGCCCGGTGCCAGGAACTCGGCAAAGGCACCGATGGAATAGAGCAAAAGAATGATGCCCGCAGCAAATGCTGCGACCTTGTGGCGGAAGAAGCGCTGGCGAATGAGCGTCCATTGCCCTGCCGCCTCGAGACTTACTACCTTGCGCCCGGACTTCAGAGGGCTGATGGCGGGGCCGGTTTCCAGCGCGATGGTGGGGTTCTGGTTGATCGACATGGCCACCCCTTCAATTGAACCGGATGCGGGGGTCGAGCACCGCCAGCAATATGTCTGAAATCAGCATGCCCACCAGTGTCAGCACGCCCATTAAGAGAATGAAACTTCCAGCCAGATACATGTCCTGACCGACCAGCGCCCGCAGCAGAAGCGGTCCCGCCGTTGGAAGGTTCAGCACGATGGCGGTGATGGTAACGCCGGAAACGAGATCCGGCAGCACCCAGCCGATCGAGCTGACGAAAGGGTTGAGCGCGATGCGGACGGGGTATTTCACAATGACCTTGCGCTCAGGCAAACCCTTGGCCCGCGCCGTGACGACATAGGGCTTGCTCAATTCATCCGACAGATTTGCCCGCAGAATTCTGATCATGGCGGCAGTGCCTGACATGGCGATGACGATCACAGGTATCCACATATGGCTGAGCATGTCGTTGAATTTTGCGATGCTCCAGGGCGCATCGACGAAAGCGGGAGAAAATATGCCGCCAACGCTTTGTCCCAAAAACCGGTAGCTCGCATACATCAAGGTCAGCGCCATGATGAAATTCGGAACGGCCAGCCCGATAAAGCCGAGAAGCGTAAAGGCGTGGTCGCCGAAGGAATGGCGTCTGACCGCGGAATAGATCCCTATCGGGAGGGATATTGCCCAAACAAGTAAAAGACTCGCCAGCGAGATCAACAGCGTCGATCCCATCCGGTCCCAGATCAGGGTCGAGACCGGCTGGTTCCACTCGAAGGAGTATCCGAAATCGCCCCGGGTCAATATTCCGCTGATCCACACGAAATACTGGACATAGACAGGTTGATCGAGACCGTATTGCGCGCGCAGGCGCGTAATCGTCGCCTCGTCCAGATTCTGCCCACCATCGGCCATGGTGGAGAGAAGCGAGGTCAGATAATCGCCTGGTGGCAATTGAATGATCATGAATGCGATCAAGGACATGCCGAACAGGGTCGGTATCATGTAAAGAACGCGCTTCGCCACATATGTCAGCATGGGTTCCTCCCA
This sequence is a window from Agrobacterium tumefaciens. Protein-coding genes within it:
- a CDS encoding ABC transporter permease — encoded protein: MSINQNPTIALETGPAISPLKSGRKVVSLEAAGQWTLIRQRFFRHKVAAFAAGIILLLYSIGAFAEFLAPGLPNTSRPQYTFAPPQSIALFAPAADGGSRFLPHVKGYKIEIEPKALRRSFVVDDTKIIPIGLFVKGAPYKLWGIIPMERHLVGPIDARDPMYLLGSDRLGRDLMSRLIYGTRVSMSIGLVGVAISLTLGVVMGAVSGYYGGWVDTLIQRIIEIVSAMPTIPLWLGLAAAIPLSWSPLSVYFVVTLIVSLLSWTGLAREVRGRFFALRGDDFVTAARLDGAGERRIIFRHILPSLTSHILAVVTLAIPTMIVAETSLSFLGVGLKPPVVSWGVLLQDAQNVRTVATAPWLLIWPSLAVVLAVLSFNFFGDGLRDAADPYDS
- a CDS encoding ABC transporter permease; its protein translation is MLTYVAKRVLYMIPTLFGMSLIAFMIIQLPPGDYLTSLLSTMADGGQNLDEATITRLRAQYGLDQPVYVQYFVWISGILTRGDFGYSFEWNQPVSTLIWDRMGSTLLISLASLLLVWAISLPIGIYSAVRRHSFGDHAFTLLGFIGLAVPNFIMALTLMYASYRFLGQSVGGIFSPAFVDAPWSIAKFNDMLSHMWIPVIVIAMSGTAAMIRILRANLSDELSKPYVVTARAKGLPERKVIVKYPVRIALNPFVSSIGWVLPDLVSGVTITAIVLNLPTAGPLLLRALVGQDMYLAGSFILLMGVLTLVGMLISDILLAVLDPRIRFN